Proteins from a single region of Bos javanicus breed banteng chromosome 7, ARS-OSU_banteng_1.0, whole genome shotgun sequence:
- the TMCO6 gene encoding transmembrane and coiled-coil domain-containing protein 6 isoform X2, with protein sequence MWSGRRGLLRSSGCGVEELRCRRREREAALRKARREQQLVSKRLLRDEATEEAEGGCVVVILGEAEIQEFLRLAQRGTEEKERERALVSLRRGLQHPETQQTFIRLEGSIRTLVGLLTSNQALLQLEAARCLHELSHSEQSAVAEACLPATSYLLTYLSGHSSDFIELCLYTLGNLIVESEAVRRQLLPQGIVPALAACIQSPHLTVLEALGYALSQLLQAKEAPEKIIPLVLGSTLPQHILQLLQPGPKLNLGVAVEFAWCLHYIICSQVNNALLITQGALTTLGLLLLDLAAAVQRTEDAGLELLVCPVVRCLSNLLTEAAAETVGGPMQLRDERVLAALFILLQFFLHKQPSLLPEGLWLLNNLTANSPSFCTSLISLDLIEPLLHLLSVSNVVSVLVLTVLCNVAEKGPAYCQHLWPGLLLPTLLDTLALSDTEVVGQSLELLQLLFLYQPGAAQAFLQQSGLQALQRHEEVAQLQDRVHALQQTALHG encoded by the exons ATGTGGAGCGGACGGCGGGGCCTCCTCAGGTCGTCAGGCTGCGGAGTGGAGGAGCTACGGTGCCGCCGGCGGGAGCGGGAGGCAG CACTGCGGAAGGCGCGGAGGGAGCAGCAGCTGGTCAGCAAGAGGCTGCTGAGAGACGAAGCTACGGAGGAAGCCGAAGGGGGATGTGTGGTCGTGATCCTCGGAGAAGCCGAG ATCCAGGAGTTCCTGCGGTTGGCCCAGCGGGGCacagaggaaaaggagagggagagggctcTGGTCAGCCTTCGTCGAGGCTTGCAGCACCCTGAGACACAACAGACCTTCATCAG GCTGGAGGGCAGCATTCGGACCCTGGTTGGGCTCCTGACCAGCAACCAGGCCCTGCTGCAGCTTGAGGCGGCTCGGTGCCTTCATGAGCTCTCTCACTCTGAGCAGTCTGCGGTGGCTGAGGCCTGCCTGCCAGCCACTTCCTACCTTCTCACCTACCTCTCCGGTCACAGCTCAGACTTTATA GAGCTCTGTCTGTATACCCTGGGTAACCTGATTGTGGAGAGTGAGGCTGTGAGAAGGCAGCTTCTGCCTCAAGGCATTGTTCCAGCCTTGGCTGCCTGCATCCAG TCTCCCCATCTGACTGTGCTGGAAGCCCTTGGATATGCCTTGTCCCAGCTTCTGCAGGCTAAGGAAGCTCCAGAGAAGATCATCCC CTTGGTCCTGGGCTCTACTCTCCCCCAGCACATACTGCAACTGTTACAGCCTGGCCCAAAGCTGAACCTTGGGGTAGCTGTGGAGTTTGCCTGGTGCCTTCACTACATCATCTGCAG CCAGGTCAACAATGCCCTGCTCATCACCCAGGGGGCTCTAACCACCCTGGGGCTGCTGCTGTTGGACTTGGCTGCAGCTGTCCAGAGAACTGAGGATGCAGGACTGGAGCTG CTGGTATGCCCTGTTGTTCGGTGTCTAAGCAACTTGCTGACAGAGGCAGCAGCAGAGACTGTGGGAGGGCCAATGCAACTCCGAGATGAGCGTGTTCTGGCAGCCTTATTTATCCTTCTGCAGTTCTTTCTCCACAAACAGCCTAGCCTGCTTCCTGAGGGCCTCTGGCTCCTTAACAACCTCACTG CAAACAGTCCTAGTTTCTGTACCTCCTTGATCTCCCTGGATCTGATTGAGCCCCTCTTGCACTTGCTGTCAGTGTCTAATGTGGTGAGCGTATTG GTGCTCACAGTTCTGTGCAACGTTGCAGAGAAAGGTCCCGCTTACTGTCAGCATCTATGGCCAGGGCTCCTGCTCCCCACCTTGCTGGACACGCTGGCCCTCTCTGACACTGAAGTAGTAGGCCAGAGTTtggagctgctgcagctgctgttcCTCTATCAGCCAGGG GCTGCCCAGGCCTTCTTGCAGCAGTCAGGGCTGCAGGCCTTACAAAGACATGAGGAGGTGGCACAGCTCCAGGATCGCGTGCATGCTCTCCAGCAGACAGCTCTTCATGGGTGA
- the CD14 gene encoding monocyte differentiation antigen CD14 isoform X2 encodes MVCVPYLLLLLLPSLLRVSADTTEPCELDDDDFRCVCNFTDPKPDWSSAVQCMVAVEVEISAGGRSLEQFLKGADTNPKQYADTIKALRVRRLKLGAAQVPAQLLVAVLRALGYSRLKELTLADLEVTGPTPPTPLEAAGPALTTLSLRNVSWTTGGAWLGELQQWLKPGLRVLNIAQAHSLAFPCAGLSTFEALTTLDLSDNPSLGDSGLMAALCPNKFPALQYLALRNAGMETPSGVCAALAAARVQPQSLDLSHNSLRVTAPGATRCVWPSALRSLNLSFAGLEQVPKGLPPKLSVLDLSCNKLSREPRRDELPEVNDLTLDGNPFLDPGALQHQNDPMISGVVPACARSALTMGVSGALALLQGARGFA; translated from the exons ATG GTGTGCGTgccctacctgctgctgctgctgctgccgtcACTGCTGCGTGTGTCTGCGGACACAACAGAACCCTGCGAGCTGGACGACGACGATTTCCGTTGTGTCTGCAACTTCACGGATCCGAAGCCTGACTGGTCTAGCGCCGTTCAGTGTATGGTTGCCGTCGAGGTGGAGATCAGTGCCGGCGGCCGCAGCCTGGAACAGTTTCTCAAGGGAGCCGACACCAACCCGAAGCAGTATGCTGACACAATCAAGGCTCTGCGCGTTCGGCGACTCAAGCTGGGCGCTGCACAGGTTCCTGCTCAGCTTCTGGTCGCCGTTCTGCGCGCGCTCGGGTACTCTCGTCTCAAGGAACTGACGCTTGCGGACCTGGAGGTAACCGGCCCAACGCCCCCGACGCCTCTGGAAGCCGCTGGGCCTGCGCTCACCACCCTCAGTCTCCGTAACGTATCGTGGACAACAGGAGGTGCCTGGCTCGGCGAACTGCAGCAGTGGCTCAAGCCTGGGCTCAGGGTGCTGAACATTGCCCAAGCACACTCGCTTGCCTTTCCGTGCGCAGGGCTCTCCACCTTCGAGGCGCTCACCACCCTAGACCTGTCTGACAATCCCAGTCTCGGCGACAGCGGGCTGATGGCAGCTCTCTGTCCGAACAAGTTCCCGGCCCTCCAATATCTAGCGCTACGCAACGCGGGGATGGAGACGCCGAGCGGCGTGTGCGCGGCGCTGGCGGCAGCGAGGGTGCAGCCCCAAAGCCTGGACCTCAGCCACAACTCGCTGCGAGTCACCGCCCCGGGTGCTACCCGATGTGTCTGGCCCAGTGCACTAAGGTCTCTCAATTTGTCGTTCGCTGGGCTGGAGCAAGTGCCTAAGGGACTGCCCCCTAAGCTCAGCGTGCTTGATCTCAGCTGCAACAAGCTAAGCAGGGAGCCGCGGCGAGACGAGCTGCCCGAGGTAAATGACCTGACTCTGGACGGAAATCCCTTTCTGGACCCTGGAGCCCTCCAGCACCAAAATGACCCGATGATCTCCGGCGTGGTCCCAGCCTGTGCGCGTTCTGCCTTGACCATGGGGGTGTCAGGAGCCCTGGCGCTGCTTCAAGGAGCCCGAGGCTTCGCGTAA
- the TMCO6 gene encoding transmembrane and coiled-coil domain-containing protein 6 isoform X1, with the protein MWSGRRGLLRSSGCGVEELRCRRREREAALRKARREQQLVSKRLLRDEATEEAEGGCVVVILGEAEIQEFLRLAQRGTEEKERERALVSLRRGLQHPETQQTFIRLEGSIRTLVGLLTSNQALLQLEAARCLHELSHSEQSAVAEACLPATSYLLTYLSGHSSDFIELCLYTLGNLIVESEAVRRQLLPQGIVPALAACIQSPHLTVLEALGYALSQLLQAKEAPEKIIPLVLGSTLPQHILQLLQPGPKLNLGVAVEFAWCLHYIICSQVNNALLITQGALTTLGLLLLDLAAAVQRTEDAGLELVCGQLVCPVVRCLSNLLTEAAAETVGGPMQLRDERVLAALFILLQFFLHKQPSLLPEGLWLLNNLTANSPSFCTSLISLDLIEPLLHLLSVSNVVSVLVLTVLCNVAEKGPAYCQHLWPGLLLPTLLDTLALSDTEVVGQSLELLQLLFLYQPGAAQAFLQQSGLQALQRHEEVAQLQDRVHALQQTALHG; encoded by the exons ATGTGGAGCGGACGGCGGGGCCTCCTCAGGTCGTCAGGCTGCGGAGTGGAGGAGCTACGGTGCCGCCGGCGGGAGCGGGAGGCAG CACTGCGGAAGGCGCGGAGGGAGCAGCAGCTGGTCAGCAAGAGGCTGCTGAGAGACGAAGCTACGGAGGAAGCCGAAGGGGGATGTGTGGTCGTGATCCTCGGAGAAGCCGAG ATCCAGGAGTTCCTGCGGTTGGCCCAGCGGGGCacagaggaaaaggagagggagagggctcTGGTCAGCCTTCGTCGAGGCTTGCAGCACCCTGAGACACAACAGACCTTCATCAG GCTGGAGGGCAGCATTCGGACCCTGGTTGGGCTCCTGACCAGCAACCAGGCCCTGCTGCAGCTTGAGGCGGCTCGGTGCCTTCATGAGCTCTCTCACTCTGAGCAGTCTGCGGTGGCTGAGGCCTGCCTGCCAGCCACTTCCTACCTTCTCACCTACCTCTCCGGTCACAGCTCAGACTTTATA GAGCTCTGTCTGTATACCCTGGGTAACCTGATTGTGGAGAGTGAGGCTGTGAGAAGGCAGCTTCTGCCTCAAGGCATTGTTCCAGCCTTGGCTGCCTGCATCCAG TCTCCCCATCTGACTGTGCTGGAAGCCCTTGGATATGCCTTGTCCCAGCTTCTGCAGGCTAAGGAAGCTCCAGAGAAGATCATCCC CTTGGTCCTGGGCTCTACTCTCCCCCAGCACATACTGCAACTGTTACAGCCTGGCCCAAAGCTGAACCTTGGGGTAGCTGTGGAGTTTGCCTGGTGCCTTCACTACATCATCTGCAG CCAGGTCAACAATGCCCTGCTCATCACCCAGGGGGCTCTAACCACCCTGGGGCTGCTGCTGTTGGACTTGGCTGCAGCTGTCCAGAGAACTGAGGATGCAGGACTGGAGCTGGTATGTGGACAG CTGGTATGCCCTGTTGTTCGGTGTCTAAGCAACTTGCTGACAGAGGCAGCAGCAGAGACTGTGGGAGGGCCAATGCAACTCCGAGATGAGCGTGTTCTGGCAGCCTTATTTATCCTTCTGCAGTTCTTTCTCCACAAACAGCCTAGCCTGCTTCCTGAGGGCCTCTGGCTCCTTAACAACCTCACTG CAAACAGTCCTAGTTTCTGTACCTCCTTGATCTCCCTGGATCTGATTGAGCCCCTCTTGCACTTGCTGTCAGTGTCTAATGTGGTGAGCGTATTG GTGCTCACAGTTCTGTGCAACGTTGCAGAGAAAGGTCCCGCTTACTGTCAGCATCTATGGCCAGGGCTCCTGCTCCCCACCTTGCTGGACACGCTGGCCCTCTCTGACACTGAAGTAGTAGGCCAGAGTTtggagctgctgcagctgctgttcCTCTATCAGCCAGGG GCTGCCCAGGCCTTCTTGCAGCAGTCAGGGCTGCAGGCCTTACAAAGACATGAGGAGGTGGCACAGCTCCAGGATCGCGTGCATGCTCTCCAGCAGACAGCTCTTCATGGGTGA
- the TMCO6 gene encoding transmembrane and coiled-coil domain-containing protein 6 isoform X3: MWSGRRGLLRSSGCGVEELRCRRREREAALRKARREQQLVSKRLLRDEATEEAEGGCVVVILGEAEIQEFLRLAQRGTEEKERERALVSLRRGLQHPETQQTFIRLEGSIRTLVGLLTSNQALLQLEAARCLHELSHSEQSAVAEACLPATSYLLTYLSGHSSDFIELCLYTLGNLIVESEAVRRQLLPQGIVPALAACIQLGPGLYSPPAHTATVTAWPKAEPWGSCGVCLVPSLHHLQVNNALLITQGALTTLGLLLLDLAAAVQRTEDAGLELVCGQLVCPVVRCLSNLLTEAAAETVGGPMQLRDERVLAALFILLQFFLHKQPSLLPEGLWLLNNLTANSPSFCTSLISLDLIEPLLHLLSVSNVVSVLVLTVLCNVAEKGPAYCQHLWPGLLLPTLLDTLALSDTEVVGQSLELLQLLFLYQPGAAQAFLQQSGLQALQRHEEVAQLQDRVHALQQTALHG; the protein is encoded by the exons ATGTGGAGCGGACGGCGGGGCCTCCTCAGGTCGTCAGGCTGCGGAGTGGAGGAGCTACGGTGCCGCCGGCGGGAGCGGGAGGCAG CACTGCGGAAGGCGCGGAGGGAGCAGCAGCTGGTCAGCAAGAGGCTGCTGAGAGACGAAGCTACGGAGGAAGCCGAAGGGGGATGTGTGGTCGTGATCCTCGGAGAAGCCGAG ATCCAGGAGTTCCTGCGGTTGGCCCAGCGGGGCacagaggaaaaggagagggagagggctcTGGTCAGCCTTCGTCGAGGCTTGCAGCACCCTGAGACACAACAGACCTTCATCAG GCTGGAGGGCAGCATTCGGACCCTGGTTGGGCTCCTGACCAGCAACCAGGCCCTGCTGCAGCTTGAGGCGGCTCGGTGCCTTCATGAGCTCTCTCACTCTGAGCAGTCTGCGGTGGCTGAGGCCTGCCTGCCAGCCACTTCCTACCTTCTCACCTACCTCTCCGGTCACAGCTCAGACTTTATA GAGCTCTGTCTGTATACCCTGGGTAACCTGATTGTGGAGAGTGAGGCTGTGAGAAGGCAGCTTCTGCCTCAAGGCATTGTTCCAGCCTTGGCTGCCTGCATCCAG CTTGGTCCTGGGCTCTACTCTCCCCCAGCACATACTGCAACTGTTACAGCCTGGCCCAAAGCTGAACCTTGGGGTAGCTGTGGAGTTTGCCTGGTGCCTTCACTACATCATCTGCAG GTCAACAATGCCCTGCTCATCACCCAGGGGGCTCTAACCACCCTGGGGCTGCTGCTGTTGGACTTGGCTGCAGCTGTCCAGAGAACTGAGGATGCAGGACTGGAGCTGGTATGTGGACAG CTGGTATGCCCTGTTGTTCGGTGTCTAAGCAACTTGCTGACAGAGGCAGCAGCAGAGACTGTGGGAGGGCCAATGCAACTCCGAGATGAGCGTGTTCTGGCAGCCTTATTTATCCTTCTGCAGTTCTTTCTCCACAAACAGCCTAGCCTGCTTCCTGAGGGCCTCTGGCTCCTTAACAACCTCACTG CAAACAGTCCTAGTTTCTGTACCTCCTTGATCTCCCTGGATCTGATTGAGCCCCTCTTGCACTTGCTGTCAGTGTCTAATGTGGTGAGCGTATTG GTGCTCACAGTTCTGTGCAACGTTGCAGAGAAAGGTCCCGCTTACTGTCAGCATCTATGGCCAGGGCTCCTGCTCCCCACCTTGCTGGACACGCTGGCCCTCTCTGACACTGAAGTAGTAGGCCAGAGTTtggagctgctgcagctgctgttcCTCTATCAGCCAGGG GCTGCCCAGGCCTTCTTGCAGCAGTCAGGGCTGCAGGCCTTACAAAGACATGAGGAGGTGGCACAGCTCCAGGATCGCGTGCATGCTCTCCAGCAGACAGCTCTTCATGGGTGA
- the NDUFA2 gene encoding NADH dehydrogenase [ubiquinone] 1 alpha subcomplex subunit 2 produces the protein MAAAAAIRGVRGKLGLREIRIHLCQRSPGSQGVRDFIEKRYVELKKANPDLPILIRECSDVQPKLWARYAFGQEKNVSLNNFSADQVTRALENVLSSKA, from the exons ATGGCGGCGGCTGCAGCGATTCGTGGGGTCCGAGGCAAATTGGGTCTTCGTGAAATTCGTATCCATTTGTGCCAGCGCTCGCCCGGCAGCCAGGGCGTCAG GGACTTCATTGAGAAACGCTATGTGGAGCTGAAGAAAGCGAATCCCGACCTGCCCATCCTAATCCGCGAGTGCTCGGATGTGCAGCCCAAGCTCTGGGCCCGCTACG CATTTGGCCAAGAGAAGAATGTCTCTCTGAACAATttcagtgctgatcaggtaactaGAGCCCTGGAGAACGTGCTAAGTAGCAAAGCCTGA
- the CD14 gene encoding monocyte differentiation antigen CD14 isoform X1, whose translation MVRVCVPYLLLLLLPSLLRVSADTTEPCELDDDDFRCVCNFTDPKPDWSSAVQCMVAVEVEISAGGRSLEQFLKGADTNPKQYADTIKALRVRRLKLGAAQVPAQLLVAVLRALGYSRLKELTLADLEVTGPTPPTPLEAAGPALTTLSLRNVSWTTGGAWLGELQQWLKPGLRVLNIAQAHSLAFPCAGLSTFEALTTLDLSDNPSLGDSGLMAALCPNKFPALQYLALRNAGMETPSGVCAALAAARVQPQSLDLSHNSLRVTAPGATRCVWPSALRSLNLSFAGLEQVPKGLPPKLSVLDLSCNKLSREPRRDELPEVNDLTLDGNPFLDPGALQHQNDPMISGVVPACARSALTMGVSGALALLQGARGFA comes from the exons ATGGTGAGA GTGTGCGTgccctacctgctgctgctgctgctgccgtcACTGCTGCGTGTGTCTGCGGACACAACAGAACCCTGCGAGCTGGACGACGACGATTTCCGTTGTGTCTGCAACTTCACGGATCCGAAGCCTGACTGGTCTAGCGCCGTTCAGTGTATGGTTGCCGTCGAGGTGGAGATCAGTGCCGGCGGCCGCAGCCTGGAACAGTTTCTCAAGGGAGCCGACACCAACCCGAAGCAGTATGCTGACACAATCAAGGCTCTGCGCGTTCGGCGACTCAAGCTGGGCGCTGCACAGGTTCCTGCTCAGCTTCTGGTCGCCGTTCTGCGCGCGCTCGGGTACTCTCGTCTCAAGGAACTGACGCTTGCGGACCTGGAGGTAACCGGCCCAACGCCCCCGACGCCTCTGGAAGCCGCTGGGCCTGCGCTCACCACCCTCAGTCTCCGTAACGTATCGTGGACAACAGGAGGTGCCTGGCTCGGCGAACTGCAGCAGTGGCTCAAGCCTGGGCTCAGGGTGCTGAACATTGCCCAAGCACACTCGCTTGCCTTTCCGTGCGCAGGGCTCTCCACCTTCGAGGCGCTCACCACCCTAGACCTGTCTGACAATCCCAGTCTCGGCGACAGCGGGCTGATGGCAGCTCTCTGTCCGAACAAGTTCCCGGCCCTCCAATATCTAGCGCTACGCAACGCGGGGATGGAGACGCCGAGCGGCGTGTGCGCGGCGCTGGCGGCAGCGAGGGTGCAGCCCCAAAGCCTGGACCTCAGCCACAACTCGCTGCGAGTCACCGCCCCGGGTGCTACCCGATGTGTCTGGCCCAGTGCACTAAGGTCTCTCAATTTGTCGTTCGCTGGGCTGGAGCAAGTGCCTAAGGGACTGCCCCCTAAGCTCAGCGTGCTTGATCTCAGCTGCAACAAGCTAAGCAGGGAGCCGCGGCGAGACGAGCTGCCCGAGGTAAATGACCTGACTCTGGACGGAAATCCCTTTCTGGACCCTGGAGCCCTCCAGCACCAAAATGACCCGATGATCTCCGGCGTGGTCCCAGCCTGTGCGCGTTCTGCCTTGACCATGGGGGTGTCAGGAGCCCTGGCGCTGCTTCAAGGAGCCCGAGGCTTCGCGTAA